One window of the Triticum dicoccoides isolate Atlit2015 ecotype Zavitan chromosome 3B, WEW_v2.0, whole genome shotgun sequence genome contains the following:
- the LOC119278417 gene encoding polyubiquitin 11-like, which produces MSGGGSGAAPAAESGGAGDSIRRLHDRLESMLPRVEALAADRARVEETNRAQHELLGALYAHLLQAEASRDRWKAAYTELHPGTNPKLAELQERDVVDSQACETLPDSNNSQLQETSEDTSEMELEQNTMQIFVKINFSYFRKKRKIHCLKTVSLELTGSHTIFDVKDKIQDKEGIPARKQRLIFGSKLLVGSCTLKDYNIVEESTLILEFPPEGMHVMVRTLTDKIMATEVEGEDSIYSVKVKVFNETGVPPGRQHLIFAGNVMEDSRTLADYNVHNEATIYLVFRLIRIFVRTVTGKKIFEHAFMQSQTIDDIKAWIYYQVGILPEQQQLSDQGGAPLGEEICHSCTLVLRIRPPGDQ; this is translated from the exons ATGAGCGGCGGCGGTTCGGGGGCGGCGCCGGCTGCGGAGAGCGGGGGCGCCGGAGATTCCATCAGGCGTCTCCATGACCGGCTCGAGTCGATGCTGCCGCGGGTGGAGGCGCTCGCCGCCGACCGCGCGCGCGTGGAGGAAACCAACAGGGCCCAGCACGAGCTGCTGGGAGCCCTTTATGCCCACCTCCTCCAG GCGGAGGCGAGCAGGGATAGGTGGAAGGCGGCCTACACTGAGCTTCATCCCGGTACTAATCCCAAGCTCGCCG AACTTCAAGAGAGAGACGTGGTGGATTCCCAAGCCTGTGAAACTCTTCCTGATTCCAATAACTCTCAGCTGCAG GAGACTAGTGAGGATACCAGTGAAATGGAGCTTGAACAGAACACG atgcagatctttgtcaagatcaACTTTTCatattttcgcaaaaaaagaaagaTCCACTGTTTAAAGACTGTCAGTCTTGAGCTCACGGGATCACATACGATCTTCGATGTCAAGGATAAGATTCAAGACAAGGAGGGCATCCCTGCACGCAAGCAGAGACTCATATTTGGCAGTAAGCTGCTGGTGGGCAGCTGTACGCTGAAGGACTACAACATCGTGGAGGAGTCTACCCTCATCCTTGAGTTTCCCCCCGAGG GAATGCACGTCATGGTCAGGACACTGACTGACAAGATCATGGCTACTGAGGTTGAGGGAGAAGATAGCATATACAGTGTGAAGGTAAAGGTTTTCAATGAAACTGGTGTTCCCCCAGGCAGGCAGCATCTCATCTTTGCTGGGAACGTGATGGAGGACAGCCGCACCTTGGCTGACTACAACGTGCACAATGAGGCTACCATTTATCTTGTGTTCCGCCTTATCCGCATCTTTGTCAGGACGGTTACTGGGAAGAAAATCTTTGAACATGCGTTTATGCAATCACAGACAATTGACGACATCAAAGCATGGATATACTATCAGGTGGGCATTCTCCCGGAGCAGCAGCAACTCTCTGACCAGGGCGGCGCCCCCCTGGGCGAGGAGATCTGTCATTCGTGCACCCTTGTTCTGCGGATCCGTCCACCTGGTGATCAGTGA